CCTCAACACCGAGGGCCGCACGCTCGCCTCGCTCACGGGACTGGCGGTGGACGGCAAGACGGCGGCGCTCCTGTGCGGGCGCACCTACCGCTCGCCCATGCTCATCCAGAACATCGCCCGGTGGAGCGCGGCGCCGCCGGCCCTCATTGCCCACCTGCTCAAGCAGGAGGCGGTCCGGCGGCAGCCGCAACTCCGGCTGCTGCTGCAGCGTCACCCCAACGCCCCCGCGGACGCACGCCGCGGGGAGCGCTGAGGCTTCACCCGCGTCTTACTGGCAGTCGCGCGTCTCGAAGTAGCCGATCAGCGGGTGGCTGCCCTCGGCCGCGGTGTCCCGGCCCACCAGGCACTTGCCGGCGGGCACGGTGACAGCGGAGCCGCCGCTCTCGAGCTTCAGCTCACCCGACACCACCTGCAGGCCGCCGGGGAAGCCCGTCGTGGTGTTGGCCTCCACGGGGCGGAAGCTCGGCGCGTTGCCGCCGCTCAGCCGCACGCGGTAGCTCTGGTCCTCATAGAAGGAGGGCACCTCCTCCGTCGGATCCGCCCGCAGCGGCGAGAGGAAGAACTTCGCGGCCAGGTCGAACTCCGGCAGCACGCGCACCAGCGGCAGGCCGTCGGCGCCCTTGGAGAGGTTCAGGTCGAAGTGCCGGTTGGACAGCGGGTTCAGGTCCGCGGTGAAGAGCTTGGTGCCGTTGAGGCTCACGTAGCTCTGCGCATCGCCCAGGCCCACGTGGCCGATGACGAAGTCCTCCTTGCCCTCCTGAGCCTGGAACTCGAAGGACATGCCGGACAGCGAGTACACCATCTGCTGGCGGGCCAGCGACGAGGTGCCGCCGTACGGGGCCCGGTACTCGGTGCTGCCCAGGTTCAGCGCGAAGCCCACCGTCTTGTCCTTGGCGTTCATGCGCAGCTCGGACAGCGGGTTGGCCTTCGCCGAGGAGAAGGCGTGCGTGGCGCCATCCGCCTCCACCTCGAGCTGGATGGCGTCGAGGATGCCGGTGCTGAAGGTGACGTCCTGCTCGCCGTTCTCCGTCAGCCGCAGCTCCACGCGGCCCGCCATGACCTTCGGAAGCCCCTGCGCGGCCGACGGGTCGAGGAACTTCACCGCGTCCTTGGCGCCGCCCAGGTCCACCACCACCGCCACCGTCTTCTTGCCGAAGCTCAGCACCATCGGCTCGGCGCGGTCGGGCCCGAGCAGCAGGCCCAGGTCGATGCCGTCGTCATCCGTGGAGGTGGCGCGCAGGCGCAGCTCCAGCTTGTCCACGGCCAGCGCGCAATCGGGATCCACGGGGGCCGCGCCAGTGGTGCATACGTCATCGCCCTTGAGCAGGAAGATGGTGGAGTCGCCCTGCGTCTCCTCGACGTTCGCCTCGGTGAAGATGCGCTCGCGCAGGTACTTCTCCAGCAGCGCCGCCTGGGCGTCCACCGCCGCCGGGTCGGTCGGCACGGGGCTGGTGGGCAGCTCGTTGGAACAGTCGCCGTCCGGCTCGGCGCAGGTGCTCGGGCTGCCGGTGAGGGGCACCTGGGCAAAGCTGCCCTGGAAGATGGAGGCGGCGGCGCCCAGGCTCTCGAAGGAGGACATCTCCGCCATCACCCGCGCGCTGGCGCTCACCGCGCGGACCATCTCGCCACTCCGGGTCGCCGTGGCCTCGGAGACCTCTTTCGCGCTCGGGGCGTCGCTGCAGCCGACACCGCCCAGGGCGACCAGCGTGGTACCGATCAGCCAGAACTTCGTCTTCATGCGCTCTCCTTGGTGAAACGGGGCGTGGCGGCTGGAGCAAGCGTTACGCCAACGAGTCGACGGCGTAACCTCGCGACATCCCATGCCCCGTGAGCAGCATGTTAGACCGCACCCTGACAGCCCTGTCAGGAGGCCGGGTCGAACGAGCGACCCTCGAGCGTCTCGACGGCGGCGCGGATCTCCAGCGGGATGGAGATCTTCTCGTACGAGGGGTAGCGGATGGTGACGATGACACCACCGCCCCGAGTGTAGAGGGTGCCCTTGTCGGCGTCGGCGATGGCGTACTCCATGGTGATACTGGTGCGGCCCATGCGCGACACGCGCGCACCCGCGATGAGGTTGGCCGGGAAGACGACGGGCTGCAGGTAGTCGGCGTTCGTGGCGGCGAGGATGGGGCCAACGCCTGAGTGCCCCATGTTCACCAGGCCGATGCGGGTGAAGTAGGTGATGCGGGCGGACTCGAACCAGACGAAGTAGCGCGCGTTGTTGACGTGCCCGTAGGCGTCCATCTCGCTCCAATGGACGGGGAAGCGCAGGGTGATGGGGAAGTCCTTGAGGGTGTCCGACATGGGGCACCATGCTAAAGGCATGGACATGACACGTCACCGATTGGTTCTGCCTGTGTTGGGTGCCGCGGTGTTTGGCATCGCCGCGCTGAGCTGGGCGCGTGAACCCGTGGCGGCGGTCCGCTACCGGGTCTCCACGCGCGAGGCGCCTCGTCACCTCATCGCCGAGGGCAAGGGCTCGGCCACGCTGCTGCTCAACGCCTCCACGGGGGCCAGCGCGGCGTCCGTGACACTGCTGGAGCTGGGCCCCGGCGCCGCCGTGCCCGAGCACACGCACGAGGCGAGCGCGGAGATCCTCTATATCGAGGACGGCGCGGCGGAGATGGCGGTGGACGGGCAGAAGCTGAAGGTGGAGCGGGGAGACGCGGTGTACATCCCGGCGGGGGCCAAGCACTCGGCGCGGGTGGTGTCCGAGGGGCCCATGCGCGCGGTGCAGGTGTACGCCGGCCCGGGCCCCGAGCAGCGCTTCACCCAGGGCCCGCGCGTGGACACGAAGGACAAGAAGGACGGGAAGTGACGACTCCGGAGAGCGGTACCGCGACGAAGCCCCAGCGTCGCCTGGGCATGGTGCGCTGGCTCCACCCCGCGCAGTTCATGCGCACCAGCCTGGATGCGATTGTCGCGGCCGTGTTCGGCGCTCGGGCCGACCAGCGGCTCGTCGAGGCGATGGTGCGTCCGCAGGAGCCCTACTTCGACTACTCGCAGATCGAGGACGAGCAGGGCCACTTCTGGCTGGACTACGTGGCGGACACGGGCGACGGGTGGGATCCGACCTACTGCATCGCCCGGCTGCTGGCACTACCGACGCTCCAGGTGGGAACCCAGGGCGGGGCGCCAGAGGTCCTCCCCCGTGGACGCGTGCTCGTCTCCGGAGGCGACTGTGTGTACCCGGGCGCGAGCCGCGAGGTGTACGAGGAGCGGCTGATCCAGCCCTATGAGTCGGCGATGCGGCGCTCGCACCCACCGAGCCCGGACCTGTTCGTCATCCCAGGCAACCATGACTGGTACGACGGGCTGGCCTCCTTCCTGCGCCTGTTCTGCGCGCAGCGCTGGGTGGCGGGCCGGCGCACGCGACAGACGCGCAGCTACTTCGCCCTCAAGCTGCCGCGCGACTGGTGGCTCATCGGCACGGACGTGCAGCTCAACAGCGACATCGACGTGCCGCAGGTGGAGTACTTCCGGCAGGTGTCCGCGCTGATGGGGCCCGAGGACCGCGTCATCCTCTGCAACGCGGAGCCCTCGTGGATCCACGCGGTGGCCACCAAGAAGCGCCGGGGCTACCTGGAGAACAACCTCGAGTACCTGCAGGAGAAGGTGCTGGGCAAGCGCATCAGCGTCTTCATCGCGGGAGACCTCCACCACTACCGGCGACACGCGAACCCCGAGGGGCGTCAGAAGATCACCGCCGGTGGCGGGGGCGCCTTCCTGCACCCCACCCACGCGCCCGCGGCGAAGACGCTGCTCGATGACTACACCGTGCAGACGAGCTTCCCGGACGAGAAGACCTCCCGGAAGCTGGCGCGCAAGAACCTGATGCTCATCCGATACAGTCCGCTGCTCGGGTTGATCACCGGCGGGCTGTACCTGCTGCTGGCGCTGGCGGCGTACGCGGAGGTGGGGCACCTGGGCCTCTCGCGCTTCCCCGAGGTGCTGTCGGCGGTGGGCCACTCCATGGTGAGTCGACCGTGGACGCTGGTGGTGGGAATGGGCACCATCGCCAGCCTCGGCGCCTTCGCGGACGTGGCATTCGGGCGGCTGCGCTGGTGGATGGGCTCGCTTCACGGGTTGGCCCACATCGTCACGGCGTTCTTCTGCGCGTGGGCGGCCACCTACTTCACCGTCAGCGTGCTGGGCCTCTGTCCGGAGCTGATGCCCGATGGCATGCGCTGCGTGGGAGGCTGGCCGCACCTGGCGGGCAAGTTCCTGCTGTCCTCGGTGCTCACCTTCCTGGGTGGATTCCTCGTGGGGCCCTTCGTGCTGGGCACCTATCTCTGGGTGAGCGTCAACGGCTTCCGCGCCCACTCGAACGAGGCGTTCGGCTCCCTGGCGGTGCCGGACTGGAAGAACTTCCTGCGGCTGCGCATCGGGCCGGACGGAGCGCTCACCATCTACCCCGTGGGCGTGGAGCGCGTGCCGCGCAAGTGGAAGCCGACTCACGCCGGGCCCTACGCCCCCGCGTACGAGTCGGATGATCCGAAGGCCACGGCGCCCGTGCTCATCGAGCCGCCGATCCGCATCAAGTGAGGAGGTTGCGGGCCAGGCTTCCCAGCGTGGCCACCGCGGCCTCGATGCGCGGCGACCAGGGCTGGCTGCAGCTCATGCGGATGAAGTGCGAGTAGCGCTGCGGCTGCGCCGAGAAGATGGGCCCTGGGGCGATGCTGATGCCCGCCTCCAGCGCTCGCTCGTGGAGCTTCAGGGCATCCACCGTGGTGGGCAGCTCCACCCACAGCAGGGAGCTGCCCGTCGGCCGCGTCACGCACGTGCCCTCGGGGAAGTGCTCGGCGATGGCCTCGGTGGTGCGCTCCAGCTGCGCGGACAGGTGGCGCCGCAGGGTCCGCAGGTGCCGGTCATAGCCTCCGCTCTGGAGGAAGCGGGCGATGGCGAGCTGGGGCAGCGTGGGCGTGGCCACTGTCTGCGCGAACTTGAGCAACTCCACCCGCTCGCGGTAGCGGCCGGGCGCCACCCAGCCCACGCGGTAGCCTGGCGCCAGCGTCTTCGAGAAGGAACCGCACAGCAGCACCAGCCCCTCTTTGTCGAACGCCTTGCACGTGCGCGGGCGCTCCGGGCCGAAGTACAGGTCTCCGTAGATGTCGTCCTCGATGAGCGGAATGTCACGCTCGGTCAGCAGGGCCACCAGGCGACGGCGGTGCTCCTCGGGCATGCAGCTTCCCAGCGGGTTGCTGAAGCTGGGCACGGACAGCACCGCGGCCACGCGCCGCTTGTCGAGCGCGGCCTCCAGCGCCTCCAGCTCCATGCCGTGCCGGGGGTGGCTGGGAATCTCCAGTGCGCGCAGCCCGAGCGACTCGATGGCCTGGAGGGTGCCGTAGTAGGCGGGAGACTCGATGGCGATGGTGTCCCCGGTCTTCGCCACGGCGCGCAGGCTCAGGTAGACGGCCTCGGAGGCGCCGCACGTGGTGATGAAGTCATCCGGGCCGAGCGCGCATCCCCACTCCAGTGAACGGCGGGCGATCTGCCGCCGCAGCTCCAGGCAGCCGGGCGGCATGTCGTACTCCACCGCGAGATCGCTCGCCTCGCGCGACAACAGCGCCAGTTCGCGACCGAGGCGTTGGGTAGGCAGCAGCTCGGGCGCCGGGACGGAGGCTCCCAGCTGCACCACGCGCCGGTCACTCGCGGCCCGGTACACGCGCGCCACCAGGGCGGAGACGCTCACGGGGTTGGCGGTGGTGGCGGGACGGGAGACCTGCGGCTCGGCGGGCCGAGGGCGCTCACGGCGGCGCACGTAGTGGCCGGACTGCGGCCGCGTCTCGACGAGGCCCAGTGACTCCAGATGCACGTACGCCTGGAGCACGGTGGAGATGCTCACCCGCTCCTGCGTGCTGAGCTGCCGCACGGAGGGCAGGCGATCTCCGGCTCGGAGCGTCCCCGCGGTGATGGCGTCGCAGATGCGCTCGGCCACCTGCTCGTACAGCTTCGACTTCTGCGCCGCGCTCATCATGTGCCGCTCCGTTCCGTTCCCGAGCCGCGCTCCAGCCTTCATGGATAACGCCCACCCCTCGCACTGCCCAGGTACAGTGGGGCGCCTTCTGAACCGGTACAGTTCATCCTACCTCAACTGTACTGGTCACAATCGTCCCGGACTGAATCTGTTCTCCTTCTCCCGTGAGGCGCATCTTGGAGCAATCCGGAGGTAGACGATGACGGGCTCTGTTCTTGAAGGTCTTCGGGCGATGGCGTCGAGACTGCCGTGGGCGCGACGCGAGGACTCCTGCACCTGCGTGGTGCTGCCAGGAGGCACGCTGTGGAGTCACCGGCCGCGCGCGGGCGGGCTCACCCTCACCTGCAATGAGGGGTGGATCTGGCTCACGCAGGAAGGAGACACGGAGGACCACGTGCTCGCGGCGGGCAGCTCCCTGCGGCTGGACAAGCCGGGGCTCGTGGTGGTGCAGGCGCTGAGGTCGGCGCGCTTCTGCGTGTGCCAGAAGCCTCGGGGGCAGGTGGGAACGCCGCCCGCCATGAACTGGGCCGCGCGATGATGGAGCGGACACAGCGAATGGAGGGGCTGCTGCTGGGCACGCTGGCCGTGGCGGCGTTCAGCCTCTCGCTGCCGGCGACCCGCGCGGCGGTGCCCGAGCTCGGAGGGACGGTGGTGGGGCTGGGGCGAGCGGTGGTCGCGGCCGCGCTGGCGGGGGCGTTGCTCTTGGTGCGGCGCGAGCGGCTGCCCGAGCGTCGGCATTGGGCGCGGCTGGGACTGGTGGCGCTCGGCGTGGTGGTGGGCTTTCCCCTGCTGTCGGCGCTGGCGCTGCGAGACATGTCGGCGGCGCATGGGGCGGTGCTGGTGGGGCTGCTGCCGGGCGCAACGGCGGTGGCGGCCGTGCTCCGCGCGAAGGAGCGGCCGTCCCTGGGGTTCTGGATGGCTTCGGCCGCGGGGCTGGTGTGCGTGCTGATCTTCGCGGTGGCGCAGGGCGCGGGCGGGCTCACGGCGGGAGATGGGCTGGTGCTGCTCGCGGTGGTGGCGGGAGCGCTGGGCTATGCGGAGGGAGGTGCGCTGGCGCGGGAGCTGGGCGGCTGGCGCGTCATCTGCTGGGCTCTGGTGCTGGCCGCTCCGGTGCTCGTTCCGGTGGTGGCGCTCTCCGTGGGCGCTTCCGTGTCCCAGGTCAGCACTCGCGCGTGGCTCGGCTTCGGGTACGTCTCGCTGGTGAGCATGTTCCTGGGGTTCTTCGCCTGGTATCGGGCGATGGCGCTCGGGGGCGTGGCGCGGGTGGGGCAGCTTCAGTTGCTCCAACCGTTGCTCACGCTGCTGTGGTCCGCGCTGCTCCTGGGAGAGGAGGTGGGGCGGGACACATTCGGTGCTTCGCTGCTCGTGCTGCTCTGTGTGCTCGCGGGGGTGCGCAGCCGGGTGCGACAGTTGCCGGCCCCTGTGGTGCGCTGATCCGTGAGCCACCCTACCCAGGGGGCTACCCACGCCGTGTCAGACCTGTATAGTAGGGTCCTCACATCCGCCTGAAGAGGCAGGTGGATGCTCTACGTACAGGGAGGCGGCGATGGCGACAGCCAACGGTGGCGACGTGATGCTTCAACTGCTCCAGGGATTCCAGGAGTTCCAGCATGGATTCCAGGAACTCAGTCAAGGAGTCCAGGAACTCAAGCAGGGATTCCTGGGGCTCGGGCAGGAAGTCCAAGAACTCCGGCAGGAAGTCCGGATTTCATTCAAGCGACTCGGCGATCGGGTTGGCGCGCTTGAGGGACGGATGGAATCCCTTGAGGGACGGATGGAATCCCTTGAGGGACGGATGGAATCCCTTGAGGGACGGATGGAATCCCTTGAGGGACGTGTGGGCTCACTTGAGGGACGTGTGGGCTTACTCGAAGGTCAAGTGGGTACCCTTCAGCACTCGAACCAGCAGATCCTGGGCTACATCAAGCGCATTGGGAAGATGCTAGGCAAGGTCGCTCAGGACCGCGATGCGCTGACCGAGCGCGTGGATGATCATGAGCGGCGCCTGATCATCCTAGAGAAGTAGCCGGTCTCCTTGACGGGTCAGCGCTCGAAGACGACCTGCCCCCCCACCACCGTGAGCATCACCTTCACATCGCGGATCTCCTCGGGAGGAATCCGGGTGATGTCGCGCTCCAGCAGCGTGAAGTCCGCCAGCTTCCCCTCTTCCAGGGTGCCCTTGTCCTGCTCCTCGAAGGAGGCATAGGCACTGCCTGAGGTGTAGGCCCGAAGCGCGTCCTCGACGCCGATTCGCTGCTCGGGCACCCATCCGCCCGGGTGCTCGCCATCCAGCGTGCGGCGGGTGACGGCGGCGTAGATGCCTTCCAGCGGCGTGGGCGGTGCCACGAACCAGTCACTGCCAAAAGCCAGCCGCGCGCCCGTGTCCCGCAGCGAGCGGAACGCATACGTCGTCTTCGCCCGCTCGGGACCGATGACCCTCTCCGCCCAGCGTCCGTCATCAATGGCGTGGTAGGGCTGCATGCTGGCGATGACACCCTGCGCGGCAAAGCGCGGCACGTCCTCGGGCGCGATGTGCTGCGCGTGCTCGATGCGGAAGCGGCGATCCCTCGGGCCGTTCTCCGCCGCCACACGCTGGAAGATGTCGAGCTGGAGGCGAATCGCACGGTCTCCAATGGCATGCACCAGCACGTGCAGCCCTGCCTTGTCCGCGCCGGAAGTCCACCGATAGAGGTCCTCTGGTGTGTTCACCAGCAGCCCCGTGTCGTTCGGCGCGTCGGTGAAGGGCTCCAGGAAGGCTGCCGTGTGCGAGCCGAGCGAGCCATCCACGAAACCCTTGAGCGCGCCGATGCGCAGCCACGCATCTCCCCGCCCGCCCTGGGCCACGGTGTCCCGCAGGCGCTCCCAGGTATCCAGCGGCATGGCGACATAGATGCGCGTGCGCAGCGCTCCCGCGGCGTGCGCGCGCTCGAAGACCGCCAGGTCCTCCCACGTCCCCATCCCCATGTGCTGCACCGAGGTGACGCCGTTGGCGGCCACGTGGCGCATGGCCGCGTCCAGGGCCCGAGCGCTCAGCTCCGGCGCGGGTTCAGGTACCACACGGCCCACCAGCGCCATGGCCTTGTCCTTGAGCACGCCCGCAGGCTCGCCTCCCGGGCCTCGGACGATGGTGCCTCCCTCTACCTCCCGCGTCGTGGCCGTCACTGCCGCCGCACGAAGGGCCGCGCTGTTGGCCAGGCCCATGTGCCCGTCCAGCCGGCTCACCCAGACCGGATGCTCGGGCGTCACGGCGTCGATCCAATCGCGGCGGGGCAGCTCGCCGCCCCAGTTCTCGTGGTCCCAGTCTCCTCCCGTAATCCAGGTGCCCGGAGGCACCGTGGCGGCGAACGCCTGGATGCGGCGGATGAACTCCTCCGGCATCTTCGCATCCCGGAGCTGCACCGAGGCGAGCCGGAAGCCCGCATCGAGGAAGTGCAGGTGGGCATCATTGAAGCCCGGCACCAGCAACCGTCCCTGTGCATCGATGACGCGGGTGTCAGCGCCCACCTGCCGGAACACCTCGGCGCTGGAGCCTACCGCCACCAGCCGCTCCCCACTCACGGCGAGAGCCTCGGCCCACGGCTGCCGGGAGTCTCCCGTCCACACCCGCGCATTGAGCACCGCGAACGTCACCGGCTCCGAGGAGACAAGGCGCGTTGTCATGGACACTCTCCCTCAGTGAATGAGCCGGTGTACCTGCTCGAGCATGGCCGCGCAGAGCAACCCTCCATAGGTGCCCAGCACGTAGCCGAACACGGCCAACAGCACTCCCACCGGCGCCAAGGCCGGGTGGAAGGTGGCCGCAACCACCGAGGCCGACGCGGTGCCTCCCACGTTCGCCTGCGAGCCCACCGCCGCGAAGAAGATGGGCGCCTTGAGCAGCCGCCGCACGCCCATTGTCACCGCCGCATGGAAGGCCATCCACAGCCCGCCTACCGCCACCAGCGCGGGAGCATCCAGCAGGCGGCGGAACTCGGCCTGCGCGCCAATCGTCGCCACCAGCAGGTAGAGGAACACCGAGCCCAAACGGCTGGCGCCCGCGCCCTCCAGCTTCCGCGCCGGGGTGAACGACAACACCACGCCCACCGTCGTCACCAACAGCACCACCCACGTGAAGCCCGTCACCACGCTGCCCAGGTCCGGCAGCTTCGCGGCGAGCTCCGTACACGCCACCGTTACTCCGAAGGCGATGGCCAGCATCCACAGCAGGTCCGCCAGCCCCACTGGCCGCGCGTTCTCCGCCTGAAGGCGCTCCACCTCCTGCCGCACCGCATCCAGGGAGCTCCGGTCCGCGCCCAGGCGCTCATCCATCTGCTTCTCACGGCCCGCGAAGGACAACAGCACCGCCGTCCAGATGTTCGAGACGCCCACGTCCACCACCACCAGCATGCTCAACGTGCTGTCGAGCGCCCCCACGCTCTGGCCGATCGCCACGAAGTTGGCGCTGCCGCCAATCCACGAGCCGCTCAGCGCCGCCAGTCCCTTCCAGGCCTGGTCTCCCAGCTCCGCCGGCACCAGCCACCCGAGCGCGAGGTACGCCAGCGGCCCGCCCAGGATGATGCCCACCGCTCCCGCCAAGAAGAGCACCACCGCGTTGCGCCCCAGCCGGGCAATGGCTGGCAGGTCCACCGAGAGCACCAGCAGCACGAGGCTCGCCGGCAGCAGGTACACCCGCACGAAGCGGTACAGCTCCGACTGGAGGGGAATGACTCCCAGGTTGGAGAGCACCGTGGGGACGAAGTAGATGAAGACGAGCAGCGGCACCGTGCGGAAGAAGCGCTGGAGCAGCGGGTGTCGCTCGGCGAGGAACAGCAGGCCGAGCACGCCCAGCAGCACGGCGAGCACCACCATCGGATCCTGAATGAGGGCCGACTTCACGCGCTCGCTCGCGGCTCCACGCCCAGCCCCGCACCCGCGCCCAGTTGGATGCGCCCCTCCACCACCGGGTGCCCCCGGAACGGGTCCTCGGAGAGGAGCAGGTTGCCGTCCAAGTCCAGCCAGTCCGCCAGGGGCCCCAGGTGCGCCGCCGCCGCGATGCCCACCGAGGTCTCCACCATGCACCCGATCATCACCTTCAGCCCACACGCGCGCGCCACATCGATGATGCGCAGCGTCTCGCGGATGCCTCCGGCCTTCTGCAGCTTCACGTTCACGCCGTGGTAACCCTCGGCCAGCTTCGGCACATCCGCGGCCCGGATGAGCGCCTCGTCCGCCACCAGCGGCAGCGGTGAGCGCGCGCGCAGCCACTTCGCGCCTTCCACGTCCGCCGCTGGCAGGGGCTGCTCCACCAACTCCACGCCCTGCGTGGCCATCCACTCGATGTACTTAAGCGCCTCGTCCGGCTTCCAGGCCTCGTTGGCGTCCACGCGAATCACCTTGGGCGTGGCGGCCCGCACCGTGCTGAACACCTCGCGCACCCGCTCCGCGCCGAGCTTTACCTTGAGGACCGGGTACGGCTCGGCCTCGCGCACCTTGCGCTCCAGCGTCTGCGGGTCATCGATGCCGATGGAGAAGGAGGTGATGGGCATGCGCGTGGGGTCCACGCCGAGCATCCGATACAGCGGCACGCCCAGCGTCTTGCCCGCCAGGTCATGCAGGGCGATGTCGAGCGCCGCCTTCGCCGCGCCGTTACCGGGCATCGCCTCCTGCACGGCCTCCGAGGCGTCCCGGAAGTAGCGCACGTCCCGCTCCAGCGCGGGGGCCAGGGTGCGCAGGGCCTCCAGCACCGTCTCCGCCGACTCGCCGTAGCGCACGTTGGGTGCGGCCTCGCCCAGGCCCACGTGCTCTCCCGAGCGCAGCTCCACGAACACGTTGCGCTTCGAGGTGCTGGTGCCTCGCGAGATGGTCCAGGCGTGACGCAGGGGCAGCTCGATGACGCGGGACGTAAAGGCAGCGGACATGGGCGGCGGGCTCTCCTGTGGGCATCGCCCTCTAGCACGACTTTCCCGCCGGACGCGGCATCGATCGGGGTACAACGCCCCCGTGCGCCCCCTGCCTTTCTGCCTCGCCCTGCTCGCCCTGGGTTGCAGCCACGCCGCCGGTCCTGCCCCCACTGCTCGCCCTCGTGAGGCCGAGGAGCTGCGCACGCTGCTCTCCGAGCTCGTCGCAGTGGACACCTCCAATCCGCCCGGCAACGAGACCGCCGCCGCCCAGGTGGCCGCGCGGTGGCTGCGCGAGGCCGGCATCGAGGTGGAGATCCTCGAGCCCGCCCCCGGCCGAGGCAACCTGCTGGCGCGGCTCAAGGGCACCGGTGGCGGACGCCCCATCCTCGTCCTGGCGCACCTGGACACCGTCCCCGCGAAGCGGGAGGAGTGGGCCACCGACCCGTGGACGCTCACCGAGCGCGACGGCTTCCTCTATGGGCGCGGCGTCCAGGACAACAAAGGCATGGCGGCCGCCAGCGTGCTGGCGCTGCGGCGGCTCAAGCGCGAGGGCGTAAAGCTGTCGAGAGACGTCGTGCTGTACCTCGGCGCGGATGAAGAGGTGGGCTCCGGCCACGGCCTGGACTGGATGCTGGAGCACCGCCCGGAGCTGCGCGAGGCCGAGTTCGCCCTCAACGAAGGCGGTCTCACCGAGCTGAGCGCGGACCGGCGAGAGGTGCGCTTCGTGGCCCTCCAGGCCGCCGAGCGCGTCTCGCGGAACGTGAAGCTCAAGGCCACCGGCCCCGGTGGGCACTCCTCCGCGCCTCCCGCCGACCCCAATCCGCTGGTGCGCGTCTCCGCGGCCGTGGCCCGCATCGGCGCGCTCTCCTTCCCCGCCCGGTTGACGCCCGCCGCTCGGCTCCACATCCAGGGCCGAGCGCCTCGAACGCCGGGCGAGCTGGGCGAGGCCTTGAAGCGCATCGCCGCCGCTCCGGACGCGCCCCCTCAGGAGGCCGTGGACACCGTGGTCCGGTTGGATCCCGCCTTGGCGGCGGTGATGCGCACCACCTGCGTGCCCACTGTCTTCCAGGCCGGCACCCGCTCCAACGTCATCCCCGCCACCGCCGAGGCCACCATCAACTG
This portion of the Hyalangium ruber genome encodes:
- a CDS encoding dipeptide epimerase encodes the protein MSAAFTSRVIELPLRHAWTISRGTSTSKRNVFVELRSGEHVGLGEAAPNVRYGESAETVLEALRTLAPALERDVRYFRDASEAVQEAMPGNGAAKAALDIALHDLAGKTLGVPLYRMLGVDPTRMPITSFSIGIDDPQTLERKVREAEPYPVLKVKLGAERVREVFSTVRAATPKVIRVDANEAWKPDEALKYIEWMATQGVELVEQPLPAADVEGAKWLRARSPLPLVADEALIRAADVPKLAEGYHGVNVKLQKAGGIRETLRIIDVARACGLKVMIGCMVETSVGIAAAAHLGPLADWLDLDGNLLLSEDPFRGHPVVEGRIQLGAGAGLGVEPRASA
- a CDS encoding M20/M25/M40 family metallo-hydrolase, with amino-acid sequence MRPLPFCLALLALGCSHAAGPAPTARPREAEELRTLLSELVAVDTSNPPGNETAAAQVAARWLREAGIEVEILEPAPGRGNLLARLKGTGGGRPILVLAHLDTVPAKREEWATDPWTLTERDGFLYGRGVQDNKGMAAASVLALRRLKREGVKLSRDVVLYLGADEEVGSGHGLDWMLEHRPELREAEFALNEGGLTELSADRREVRFVALQAAERVSRNVKLKATGPGGHSSAPPADPNPLVRVSAAVARIGALSFPARLTPAARLHIQGRAPRTPGELGEALKRIAAAPDAPPQEAVDTVVRLDPALAAVMRTTCVPTVFQAGTRSNVIPATAEATINCRLLPDEDAPALHARLVAAVADPSIQVEMDTRPPNSPMSPVGDNLMFRAAKSAAARVWPGVPVIPRQSTGTTESAELRRAGIHAYGIDLFALTPEDARTAHAPNERVPSASLQPGGQFVYLLLRELTR